The DNA sequence TGGGTAAGAGATCATGCGTAGCGATCGCATGCAGAATCCTTGGTGAGCGCGCATGTCAGAATTCCGTGCAAAATTCAATCATTGGATTCTTCCGGTGTCTTGACATCGAGGCGCCGGCAGCAAAGCGGAAGCCAAAAACAAGCCATGTTCTGTAATGCGTCCGCAATCTTCTTTACTTGGGCCGGGCGCGTAACAACTGGAAGCCGACCGGGATTTCCAGTCGATCGCAATATCGGAGCAGTTTTTCTACGCTAAATCGCGCGATCTTGCCTCTCATCAGTTCACTGATTCTCGGCTGCGGCTCGTCCAGTTTCTTTTCTAGATCCCGTCGGTTGTATTTAAGTTTTCGAACGCAGGCGATAATTAAATCGACCAATTCCGTCCGTCGCTCAAAAATGACGCTTTCTTCCGGGCTGAATCCCAGATCTTCAAACACCGAGTCTGCCCCGTGTGTTTTTGATTTTTCTCGTCTATTTTCCGGTGTCTTTACGGCCGCCTTCATTACTTACCTTCCTTCCTCAAACGCGCCTGCAGCGCCTTTTGCCGAAGCTTGGCCGTTCGAAGATCGTGTTTGGTTGTCTTCGCGGTATCCTTCTCAAAAGCGTGTAAGACGTAAATCATATCCTTAACCTTCATATAAAAAATCACTCGATACCAGGCCCGCTCGTCTTGGTCTCGAATTTCGCCCACCCCCGGACCGATGGAATGCATCGGGCGCCAGTCCTGGGGCTTTCGGCCCTCCTGGAGCCGGCGGAGATCGGCTCCCAAATTCAGCCGCAC is a window from the Bdellovibrionota bacterium genome containing:
- a CDS encoding XRE family transcriptional regulator, yielding MKAAVKTPENRREKSKTHGADSVFEDLGFSPEESVIFERRTELVDLIIACVRKLKYNRRDLEKKLDEPQPRISELMRGKIARFSVEKLLRYCDRLEIPVGFQLLRARPK
- a CDS encoding type II toxin-antitoxin system RelE/ParE family toxin, translated to MTVITNGSSSRVKRLEWEGDSLEVIRDFPKEVRLNLGADLRRLQEGRKPQDWRPMHSIGPGVGEIRDQDERAWYRVIFYMKVKDMIYVLHAFEKDTAKTTKHDLRTAKLRQKALQARLRKEGK